Proteins co-encoded in one Prunus persica cultivar Lovell chromosome G6, Prunus_persica_NCBIv2, whole genome shotgun sequence genomic window:
- the LOC18772368 gene encoding uncharacterized protein LOC18772368: MKLPSSSPSFSSCSSLSSTSTAFDAAMCNSKGAAAGCLAGIFRRILCYGSFPTYPSDHITEEEEQAANSAESYKDQDFKSMEKTGEKTESAATPSLVARLMGLESIPDVNLVNGQSTLNSISRSKSMNSVDRFAGGGDDPMQAQHRKVKSTQSFREMPTFLELENEEFFILSFENESKVKEIRSKGRKGEMGCREGKQKRAGKSKNNENITEREADKKKKQVQEGKSRRVLKDLNGREILRSRSRSSSDNPSNKVGNINGIVKDSKSASIPTICDVLKNVESECSSEDLSPVSVLDCGQFLVDPEAPTSDQEDSGLPCPCKDNGLIGDARRTKAREGKCLGSRKKEFHSGKHIEMCGEICRLVEDELVSSNWIIHNKGSWNQAGSAGIGADFESQILDQLLDELVDQFADLPLKIQNL, from the exons ATGAAGTTGCCAAGCTCttccccttctttttcttcatgttcCTCATTATCATCAACCTCCACTGCTTTTGATGCAGCTATGTGCAATTCAAAAGGCGCTGCTGCAGGATGCCTTGCTGGCATTTTCCGCAGAATTCTCTGCTATGGCAGCTTCCCCACATACCCTTCTGATCATAtcacagaagaagaagaacaagcagCCAATTCTGCGGAGTCTTACAAGGATCAGGATTTCAAGTCCATGGAGAAAACAGGGGAGAAAACAGAGAGCGCTGCCACTCCAAGCCTAGTGGCAAGGCTGATGGGGTTGGAGTCAATTCCAGATGTCAACTTGGTCAATGGCCAGTCAACCCTTAACTCAATTTCACGTAGCAAATCCATGAATTCTGTGGACCGGTTTGCTGGAGGTGGTGATGATCCAATGCAGGCACAACATCGCAAGGTCAAGTCGACGCAGTCGTTTCGAGAGATGCCAACATTTCTTGAGCTTGAGAATGAGGAGTTCTTTATTCTCAGCTTTGAGAATGAGAGCAAAGTCAAGGAAATAAGATCAAAAGGGAGGAAAGGCGAAATGGGTTGTAGAGAAGGGAAGCAGAAAAGAGCAGGGAAGagcaaaaacaatgaaaacataACAGAAAGAGAGGcagataagaaaaagaagcaagtTCAAGAAGGAAAGAGCAGAAGGGTTTTGAAGGATTTGAATGGGAGGGAGATTCTCAGAAGTAGAAGTAGAAGTAGCTCTGATAATCCCAGTAACAAAGTTGGCAATATTAATGGTATAGTTAAAGATTCAAAAAGTGCTTCAATTCCTACAATCTGTGATGTTCTTAAGAATGTAGAATCTGAGTGCAGTTCAGAAGATTTAAGCCCAGTTTCGGTTCTTGATTGTGGTCAATTTCTCGTTGATCCAGAAGCTCCTACCTCAG ATCAAGAAGATTCAGGCTTGCCTTGTCCATGTAAAGACAACGGTTTAATTGGTGATGCAAGAAGAACAAAGGCAAGAGAAGGCAAATGTCTCGGATCAAGGAAGAAAGAGTTTCACAGTGGAAAGCACATTGAGATGTGTGGGGAAATTTGTAGGCTGGTTGAAGATGAATTGGTTAGCTCAAATTGGATCATACACAACAAAGGCAGTTGGAACCAAGCGGGTTCTGCAGGCATTGGTGCAGATTTTGAGTCTCAAATTCTTGATCAATTATTAGACGAGCTGGTAGATCAATTTGCTGACTTACccttgaaaattcaaaacctgTAA
- the LOC18774812 gene encoding zinc finger CCCH domain-containing protein 66, whose amino-acid sequence MCSGSKRKPSSTDLIMEREKQEGMRYSFSILLELSASDDLDGFKRAVEEEGHDVDEASYWYGRLIGSKKMGFEERTPLMIAAMFGSKNVLNYILQTCLVDVNRACGSDRATALHCAAAGGSSASAEVVKLLLATSADASSLDANGNQAGDLIAPAYSSTFNSRKKALEVMLKGVPSIDEPFDFSEQMVYETEGQEQQEITTPCASKDGTEKKEYPIDLSLPDIKNGIYSTDEFRMYTFKVKPCSRAYSHDWTECPFVHPGENARRRDPRKYHYSCVPCPEFRKGACRQGDACEYAHGIFECWLHPAQYRTRICKDETGCTRRVCFFAHKPEELRPLYASTGSAVPSPRSFSANASSLDMGSISPLSLNSPSMLIPPASTPPMTPSGASSPRSGNMWQNQPNIAPPTLQLPGSRLKSTLSARDMDLDIEVLSLESHRRRQQRLIDEISGSPSSWNTGLSSPSAFAASGNRTGELNRIGGVNPTNLDDIFGSLDPAILPQYNGPASQLHSPTGIQMRQNMNLQPRPSYSASLSSSPVRASPLFGADASSAAAVFSSRSAAFAKRSQSFIERSAGNRNPGFSSPADSGTLMPSNISDWGSPGGKLDWGMQGEELNKLRKSASFGFRSSNAPTRMPGTADEPDVSWVQSLVKDAPPPSQLGQYGFEDQQQPQCHPNNGGPEMLPAWVEQLYLEQEQMVA is encoded by the coding sequence ATGTGCAGTGGTTCCAAGAGGAAACCTTCTTCCACTGACTTGATCATGGAGCGTGAGAAACAAGAAGGGATGCGGTatagtttttcaattttgcttGAATTATCGGCCTCCGATGATCTAGATGGGTTCAAAAGGGCTGTAGAAGAAGAGGGTCATGATGTTGATGAGGCAAGTTATTGGTATGGAAGGCTAATTGGCTCAAAGAAGATGGGGTTTGAAGAGAGGACACCGCTCATGATTGCCGCTATGTTTGGTAGCAAGAACGTGCTGAATTATATTCTCCAAACATGTCTTGTTGATGTTAATAGAGCCTGTGGTTCAGATAGAGCCACGGCTCTTCACTGTGCTGCTGCTGGTGGCTCATCTGCTTCAGCTGAGGTTGTCAAGCTCTTGCTTGCTACTTCTGCTGATGCAAGTTCTCTTGATGCTAATGGAAACCAAGCAGGTGACTTGATTGCACCTGCTTATAGTTCGACCTTCAATTCAAGGAAGAAAGCTTTGGAGGTCATGCTCAAGGGTGTTCCCAGTATAGATGAACCTTTTGACTTTTCTGAGCAAATGGTTTATGAAACAGAAGGGCAAGAACAGCAAGAGATTACAACTCCTTGTGCTTCAAAGGATGgaacagagaagaaagagtATCCGATTGATCTTTCACTTCCAGACATCAAGAACGGAATTTATAGCACAGATGAGTTTAGAATGTATACTTTCAAGGTCAAGCCTTGCTCAAGGGCTTATTCACATGACTGGACAGAGTGCCCGTTTGTCCACCCAGGGGAAAACGCAAGGCGGCGTGATCCAAGGAAATATCATTATAGCTGTGTTCCTTGCCCGGAGTTCAGAAAAGGGGCCTGCAGGCAGGGAGATGCTTGTGAGTATGCACATGGTATTTTTGAATGTTGGCTTCACCCTGCCCAGTACCGCACCCGTATTTGCAAGGATGAGACTGGATGCACTAGAAGGGTCTGTTTCTTTGCTCACAAGCCAGAAGAACTCCGTCCCTTGTATGCTTCGACAGGTTCTGCTGTGCCGTCTCCGAGATCATTCTCAGCCAATGCTTCTTCTCTGGACATGGGTTCAATTAGCCCACTTTCCCTCAATTCTCCATCTATGTTAATTCCTCCTGCTTCAACTCCACCGATGACTCCGTCGGGAGCCTCTTCTCCTAGGAGTGGAAACATGTGGCAAAACCAGCCAAACATCGCACCTCCCACGTTGCAGCTTCCCGGTAGCAGGTTGAAATCTACCCTAAGTGCTAGAGATATGGATTTAGACATTGAAGTACTTAGTCTGGAAAGTCATCGCCGCAGGCAGCAGCGCTTGATAGATGAGATATCTGGTTCCCCATCCAGCTGGAACACTGGCTTATCTTCTCCTTCAGCCTTTGCTGCCTCCGGGAATCGAACAGGGGAGTTGAATAGGATAGGAGGAGTGAACCCTACTAACCTTGATGATATTTTTGGATCTCTAGATCCTGCAATTTTGCCTCAATATAATGGGCCAGCATCCCAGTTACATTCTCCAACTGGGATCCAGATGCGCCAAAACATGAACCTGCAGCCCCGTCCCAGCTACTCAGCCAGCCTCTCATCCTCTCCTGTGAGGGCTTCTCCATTGTTTGGAGCTGATGCATCTAGTGCAGCTGCTGTTTTTAGTTCAAGGTCAGCTGCATTTGCAAAGCGGAGTCAGAGCTTCATTGAGCGTAGTGCTGGCAACCGTAATCCAGGGTTTTCTTCACCTGCCGATTCTGGAACTTTAATGCCCTCAAACATTTCAGATTGGGGCTCTCCTGGTGGCAAATTAGACTGGGGTATGCAGGGGGAAGAGCTGAACAAGCTGAGGAAATCTGCTTCTTTTGGATTCCGAAGCTCAAATGCTCCAACCAGGATGCCAGGAACTGCTGATGAGCCTGATGTATCTTGGGTTCAATCTCTTGTCAAGGATGCACCACCACCTTCGCAACTCGGGCAATATGGTTTTGAGGATCAGCAGCAGCCGCAGTGCCACCCTAACAATGGAGGTCCAGAGATGCTCCCTGCTTGGGTGGAGCAGCTCTACTTGGAGCAGGAGCAGATGGTGGCTTAG